One part of the Aricia agestis chromosome Z, ilAriAges1.1, whole genome shotgun sequence genome encodes these proteins:
- the LOC121738538 gene encoding PHD finger protein rhinoceros, whose amino-acid sequence MSLRGTKRATGVRGDEAGSSKRRRTEPEDALWQLRPVIDLKMSSIYNRSASEAPAELFRKDLISAMKLPDSEPLTSSEYWIITDTWKQDWERGVQVPVNPDSLPAPKVKIIENPLPPDFQPFKLPKDKYIHLTRDAHYQADKHVLSSTPARAEAACSYDLDATDTAWLKLLNAERARAGAPSVSEDQLEKVIEELEVRTWDKIQAIIKSEEGLGIEYDENVICDVCRSPDSEDGNEMVFCDSCNICVHQACYGITVIPDGQWLCRPCGAGVRPTCVLCPNLGGAMKCTPSGHKWAHVSCVLWIPEVSIGCAEKMEPITKITSIPPSRWSLVCILCRERKGACIQCSVKTCKTAYHVTCAFKHGLEMRAIIEDENADDGVKLRSYCQKHSVNSKKEKSAGSGSEEEEVKRKRRKDMTSEEKSQARAARLSEIEAEFDRHVSVKDISTHLLDVDQEAINYIYNYWKLKRRAGHNRPLLPPKSDDNELLTHRQEQADLDKMKMFVQLRQDLERVRNLCYMVSRREKLSRSFFRMREQTFHKQVAVLSCDTTISGLDLDAIIEANHGPSIYDRLYSHPDAPDHKNDFDDLLARIAPQESSDEKKKDRNGLVRGCRSANPYKKHYVNGSRRSGSMYSGLSSEESGADISRNSKYRGRTIGSSTDDDVKKTSTSPKKKVSPKSRAKKSPTKIDRKKKKVPQSKALVESSSEEEAFKQRTKKDRTRSKTLQQMEKEMAAGKTGQSGTDSDDLIPMRSTRNNKFTVDIYSDSSETSDKVENDKTKLDRTKTEKSKIEKSPHENDSQQSLPRTKAAMKEFIPTQPEKKTPVIEEKPAPKKRGRKPSNKEKKPPPNKPKEIDEVAKNKENIKFSKKKDPTDLIVPQRQAAKKASENMRSTTTTKKDEPEKQVSSDDAKNKPKIKGKGKEIKESPEKKKKISKDVEKEPIAYVPQRQAAKKAAAHIKSGLGSKIPVGESTDADKKKEIEKPDTLKTSPKKEDIKRKSPQKESSSSSSNTSSSSYSSSSSSEDEQEKPSMKPTAKAREIKPAQRPPSMFSPPGSRPTVDLPFLDKVSRPLSSTSASSDSDSSKGSRSGSGSPSPKRPRRRRKGKSLSTDASPRKAPDKKLKTSERAPEPGVSSSSIEGEESTRSNDTRATTRARTRSTTSSGNMLNKSDTRQRKPSKDESASTTSQIKTTKESSKSAEFTVAKRKADEEVNNEPKKEVIDLETTKIEEKSNTKSLTSKGRSKSIEDKEKTRGKDIENNSTTKTSPRKSTETKQKVLSNRRMSTRETAEKKTLSSPKDARVPSSAPVPIKERRQSRRDSQIVETKILSPTVKVASTADKDFTAPVDILDDRIQPGITEDFNDTDKNWLAKASSPKLQPPPVEKPGDHEKYMTEDKCLDSDFADKSSLKMIAKIQANLNENTMIKSPKTPMDARTMDPMDVDSSIARNIRKRSIIDPDKKFITQDASNVQAVEISKSAKIPSTVNPFQNRPMFSPQSKDNELFEFDMLSVEDSFNHDEILKPFAPYPELLFKEDSKEQGVQETFNLVDRLRVQLINKKAPADIPATDEINIHADKTSLDNERIGPQSDHDLEDKKNFEPEPIKDTQMLPKQDDTVRSINESTNLMQHDTAVEAKEKMKLSQDQSGKWVEISGQPTAHESHIENINEDKYDTVSYTEDVKEPKTVLSMNSVSEIGDSISLSKQSDDSQSLSVVDNSIISNEQDLTQDNQTYDNNNSVIHSDCATISSPYVSSDSKWRESKITTRRSSASSTNSDVSLCSQKTETKSHIETETRRGPILPEIDPYPPMPAYSCRVEPPMSLNQYTSCPPDASPFLNPISSLPFFAPGACASSQLPLPSPGPSIYGTGLPFTTPLMQPLPKPSFPLCAAAFTSSSQNIALTTAMIASPTPKMMDSPRDDIDVTGSDKMSIHVVSSPSIDSFNDSSNTRAPTKMSSDSSEGVMIIQSQDSKSPAKISKPVTKFPGKSPGKSPGISPKQSEPPKGTKRSNNRSNRSQRGRGRSKSRGQAMHNYSNVDYMGNSIASKLVGTVYDFDEEIANDGVGIKALRERRKSVDIKDDRKSENSYKDSSQSPRTTSPLPVNKRSTAELKQEKSNSPENLDSSEPTPNKNNSGAGLQPVLPGPVDMRTYNPFDNPAPVTNDAYNSHLLAFASGTADQQLIDIDEDAEKQLHSALMASNPRPGSPTAHGKQETIEPAKEIFTPQLPKVSLSDSRNQLKVKIKGPFLDANYSTSSVQPVVPQPPAPIHEPSTNILNASCSSANTMMSGSTNLRRMRKKELLRQYWTQDMNMDDPGNTSTVGSIPPPAAPQPLARAVITIPKAVASMTSIPTREDYKVCDTPIEKKKRKTTSGLSRELRHLEVRMNDEVDPAEEPKLPTFAASSNQAHKRRGRVNTKPSRSSATSPVAPKLKIKFGSNVFPSVNEDTTTCSTKKSQFRPPKKRLQTVPAPRFDVIKRESMKFRKMVMADFEDEEESGNEAGKKTSKHKPDKSEKKKKKKDKKTEKEKLQVINSESESATRLVIKIKRTKDEDGKEESGEGAAAIDPFDYDPTARDPLAIDPPFSSDNSSLRKVRTDKVTPIRLKLARSAQGSGYVMKEAETGSVPVEGTSADVTAASTPSASAVPLAVNKHCEVR is encoded by the exons atgtcGCTGCGTGGCACAAAACGGGCCACTGGAGTGCGTGGGGATGAAGCGGGTTCATCCAAAAGACGTCGGACAGAGCCCGAGGACGCACTCTGGCAGCTCCGGCCTGTCATCGACCTTAAGATGTCATCCATATATAACAGGAGTGCCTCAGAGGCACCCGCTGAACTTTTCAG AAAAGATCTCATCAGTGCAATGAAATTGCCTGACTCAGAGCCACTCACTTCGAGTGAGTATTGGATTATAACCGATACATGGAAGCAGGATTGGGAGCGAGGTGTCCAAGTGCCTGTCAATCCCGATTCGCTGCCAGCACCAAAAGTTAAAATCATTGAAAATCCCTTACCTCCAGATTTTCAACCATTCAAATT acCTAAAGACAAGTACATACATTTGACAAGAGATGCACACTATCAAGCGGACAAGCATGTGCTCAGCTCAACACCAGCCAGGGCAGAAGCCGCTTGCAGCTATGACTTGGATGCCACAGATACGGCATGGCTCAAACTGCTGAATGCAGAGCGTGCTAGAGCTGGGGCACCATCCGTCTCAGAAGACCAGCTTGAAAAAGTCATCGAAGAATTAGAG GTTCGAACATGGGACAAAATTCAAGCAATCATAAAGTCTGAAGAGGGTCTAGGCATCGAGTATGACGAAAATGTTATTTGTGACGTTTGCCGGTCCCCAGATTCCGAAGACGGGAATGAAATGGTCTTTTGTGATTCATGTAATATTTGTGTGCACCAAGCCTGCTATGGAATAACTGTCATTCCAGATG GTCAATGGCTATGTCGACCCTGCGGAGCTGGCGTAAGGCCTACTTGCGTGTTGTGTCCCAACCTCGGAGGAGCTATGAAGTGCACTCCCTCAGGACACAAATGGGCACATGTCAGTTGTGTCTTATGGATACCTGAGGTATCGATTGGTTGTGCAGAAAAGATGGAACCCATTACAAAAATAACTTCAATACCTCCTTCACGTTGGTCTCTAGTGTGCATACTTTGTCGTGAACGTAAAGGTGCATGTATACAGTGTTCAGTAAAGACTTGCAAAACTGCATATCACGTAACATGTGCATTTAAACATGGACTAGAAATGCGTGCaataattgaagatgaaaatgCTGATGATGGTGTTAAACTGCGTTCATATTGTCAAAAACATAGTGTCAATTCCAAGAAAGAAAAAAGTGCTGGATCTGGATCTGAAGAAGAAGAAGTTAAGAGAAAACGTCGTAAAGATATGACGTCGGAAGAAAAGTCCCAAGCTCGTGCAGCACGGCTTTCTGAAATTGAAGCAGAATTTGATCGACATGTTAGTGTTAAAGATATAAGTACTCACTTACTAGACGTTGACCAAGAAGCTATCaattacatttataattattggaaGTTAAAGAGGCGTGCTGGTCACAATCGTCCTTTACTACCACCTAAATCAGATGATAATGAGCTTCTGACTCATAGACAAGAGCAGGCTGATCTTGACAAAATGAAGATGTTTGTACAGTTAAGGCAAGATCTTGAAAGAGTTCGTAACCTATGTTACATGGTGAGTAGAAGAGAGAAATTATCTCGTTCTTTCTTCCGTATGAGAGAGCAGACATTTCATAAACAAGTTGCAGTACTTTCTTGTGATACAACTATATCTGGCCTGGATCTAGATGCAATCATTGAAGCCAATCATGGGCCTTCAATATACGACAGACTTTATTCCCATCCAGATGCCCCTGACCATAAAAATGACTTTGATGACTTATTAGCTCGAATAGCGCCCCAAGAATCCAGTGACGAGAAAAAGAAAGATCGAAATGGTCTTGTACGTGGCTGTAGATCAGCAAATCCATATAAAAAGCATTATGTGAATGGTTCACGAAGGAGTGGTAGCATGTACAGTGGACTTTCAAGTGAAGAAAGTGGTGCCGATATAAGTCGCAATTCGAAATATCGCGGGCGAACTATCGGCTCTAGCACTGATGATGATGTTAAGAAAACCTCAACATCTCCAAAGAAGAAAGTTTCTCCAAAAAGTAGAGCTAAAAAGTCTCCTACTAAGATTgataggaagaagaagaaagttCCTCAATCTAAAGCACTTGTTGAAAGTAGTAGTGAGGAAGAAGCTTTTAAGCAAAGAACAAAGAAAGATCGTACACGTAGTAAAACACTGCAGCAAATGGAAAAGGAAATGGCTGCAGGTAAGACTGGCCAGTCTGGAACTGACAGTGATGATTTGATTCCAATGAGATCCAcaagaaataataaattcacGGTTGATATTTACTCTGACAGCAGTGAAACTTCTGATAAAGTTGAGAATGATAAAACTAAATTGGATAGAACTAAGACTGAGAAatcaaaaatagaaaaatcccCCCATGAGAATGATTCACAACAGTCATTGCCAAGAACAAAAGCAGCAATGAAAGAATTTATACCTACACAGCCCGAAAAGAAAACACCTGTTATAGAAGAAAAACCTGCTCCAAAGAAAAGGGGAAGGAAACCTTCGAATAAAGAGAAAAAGCCACCCCCTAACAAACCAAAAGAAATAGATGAAGTggctaaaaataaagaaaacattaAATTTTCTAAGAAAAAAGATCCAACAGATTTAATTGTTCCTCAAAGGCAAGCTGCTAAGAAAGCGTCGGAAAATATGAGATCTACAACTACAACTAAAAAGGACGAACCAGAAAAACAAGTGAGTAGTGATGATGCCAAAAATAAGCCTAAAATAAAGGGTAAAGGAAAGGAGATAAAAGAAAGTCctgaaaagaagaagaaaatttCAAAGGATGTTGAAAAAGAACCAATCGCATATGTGCCGCAAAGACAAGCAGCGAAAAAGGCGGCCGCCCATATTAAAAGTGGATTAGGTTCTAAAATTCCTGTTGGTGAATCCACGGACGCAGATAAAAAGAAAGAAATCGAAAAGCCTGATACATTAAAGACATCTCCGAAAAAAGAGGACATTAAAAGAAAGTCACCACAAAAGGAATCTTCCAGTTCATCATCTAATACAAGTAGCAGTAGCTATTCATCATCGTCAAGTTCTGAAGATGAACAAGAGAAACCTAGTATGAAACCAACAGCTAAAGCTCGTGAGATAAAACCAGCTCAAAGGCCTCCATCCATGTTTTCTCCACCTGGCTCTAGACCTACAGTGGACTTGCCCTTTCTTGACAAGGTGTCAAGACCATTGTCTTCAACTAGTGCCTCAAGTGATTCTGACAGTTCAAAAGGATCTAGATCCGGATCTGGAAGTCCTTCTCCAAAGCGTCCCCGTAGACGCCGAAAGGGCAAAAGCCTCTCAACTGATGCTTCCCCACGCAAGGCCCCAGACAAGAAGCTTAAAACTTCCGAACGGGCGCCCGAGCCTGGGGTATCATCATCGTCTATTGAAGGAGAGGAATCAACCCGATCCAACGATACGCGTGCTACCACACGTGCTCGGACCAGAAGCACTACTTCAAGCGGAAATATGCTTAATAAGTCTGATACCCGACAGAGAAAACCGTCTAAAGACGAGTCCGCAAGCACCACTTCACAAATTAAGACCACTAAAGAGAGCAGCAAGTCCGCTGAATTTACAGTTGCGAAACGGAAAGCGGACGAGGAGGTAAATAATGAACCAAAGAAGGAAGTTATAGATTTAGAAACAACCAAAATTGAGGAAAAGTCCAATACAAAATCCTTAACAAGTAAAGGACGCAGTAAGTCCATCGAGGACAAAGAAAAGACAAGGGGTAAGGATATAGAAAACAATTCAACTACAAAGACTAGTCCGAGAAAGAGTACTGAAACAAAACAGAAAGTACTTTCTAACAGAAGAATGAGTACTAGGGAGACAGCTGAAAAGAAAACATTGTCTTCCCCGAAAGATGCCCGTGTCCCCTCATCTGCACCCGTGCCTATAAAAGAAAGACGTCAAAGTAGACGAGATTCCCAAATAGTTGAGACCAAAATTTTATCACCAACTGTCAAAGTCGCTTCTACAGCTGATAAGGATTTTACTGCTCCTGTAGATATTCTAGATGATAGGATACAGCCTGGAATTACTGAAGATTTTAATGACACTGACAAAAACTGGCTAGCTAAAGCTTCCAGTCCTAAACTTCAACCACCTCCTGTTGAAAAACCTGGAGATCACGAAAAGTATATGACAGAAGATAAATGTCTGGATTCGGATTTCGCTGATAAGAGTAGTTTGAAAATGATTGCAAAAATTCAAGCTAATCTCAATGAAAATACCATGATTAAGTCACCTAAAACACCTATGGATGCTAGAACTATGGATCCAATGGATGTGGACAGTTCAATTGCCCGAAACATAAGAAAACGTTCCATAATTGATCCTGACAAGAAATTCATAACTCAGGACGCTAGTAATGTTCAAGCTGTTGAGATTTCTAAAAGCGCTAAAATTCCATCAACTGTTAATCCATTTCAAAACCGACCTATGTTTTCACCACAATCAAAAGATAACGAATTGTTTGAATTTGATATGTTGTCAGTTGAGGATAGTTTTAACCACGATGAAATTTTGAAACCGTTCGCGCCTTATCCCGAACTCTTATTTAAAGAAGATTCTAAGGAACAAGGCGTTCAAGAAACCTTTAATCTTGTGGACAGATTGAGAGTCCAATTAATTAATAAGAAAGCTCCAGCTGACATTCCAGCTACTGATGAAATAAACATTCATGCTGATAAAACATCTTTAGATAATGAAAGGATTGGTCCTCAGAGCGACCATGATCTGGAagacaaaaagaattttgaaccAGAGCCAATAAAAGATACTCAAATGCTACCTAAACAAGACGATACTGTAAGATCTATAAACGAGTCTACTAACTTGATGCAACATGACACTGCAGTTGAAGCTAAAGAAAAAATGAAACTATCACAGGATCAGAGTGGTAAATGGGTCGAAATATCTGGTCAACCAACTGCACATGAATCgcatattgaaaatattaatgaGGACAAGTATGATACAGTATCATATACTGAAGATGTAAAAGAACCCAAAACGGTGCTCTCTATGAATTCGGTATCAGAAATCGGAGACTCTATTTCATTATCTAAACAAAGTGACGATTCTCAATCTTTATCAGTCGTTGATAATTCTATTATAAGCAATGAACAAGATCTTACTCAAGACAACCAAACCTATGACAATAACAATTCAGTAATCCATTCAGACTGTGCAACAATATCATCTCCTTACGTAAGCAGCGACTCTAAATGGAGGGAAAGTAAAATAACGACTCGCCGTTCATCAGCTTCTAGTACAAATTCAGATGTATCTCTATGTTCACAAAAAACAGAAACCAAGTCTCATATCGAGACAGAGACACGTCGAGGGCCAATATTGCCAGAAATCGACCCCTATCCACCGATGCCTGCGTATTCATGTCGCGTGGAACCACCAATGTCCTTGAACCAATACACAAGCTGTCCTCCGGACGCATCTCCATTCTTGAATCCAATAAGCTCATTGCCCTTTTTTGCACCCGGTGCTTGTGCGTCATCTCAGTTGCCATTACCATCTCCAGGTCCAAGTATTTATGGCACTGGCCTACCTTTTACTACCCCTCTTATGCAGCCACTGCCTAAACCATCTTTTCCATTATGTGCTGCAGCTTTTACGTCTTCGTCCCAAAACATTGCTCTAACTACGGCTATGATAGCTTCGCCGACTCCGAAAATGATGGATTCGCCAAGGGATGATATTGATGTTACTGGAAGCGATAAGATGTCAATTCATGTGGTATCAAGTCCCAGCATCGATTCTTTCAATGATTCGAGTAATACAAGAGCTCCAACAAAAATGTCAAGTGATAGTAGCGAGGGTGTAATGATAATTCAATCACAAGATTCGAAATCACCTGCCAAAATTTCAAAACCAGTTACTAAGTTCCCAGGAAAATCGCCTGGTAAAAGTCCTGGCATTTCACCAAAACAGTCTGAACCTCCAAAAGGTACCAAGCGGTCAAATAATAGAAGTAATAGAAGTCAAAGAGGCCGTGGTCGGTCTAAGAGCAGAGGACAAGCAATGCACAACTATTCTAATGTCGATTATATGGGTAATTCAATTGCAAGTAAATTAGTAGGAACAGTTTATGACTTTGATGAAGAAATAGCTAATGATGGTGTTGGCATTAAAGCTCTCAGAGAAAGACGGAAATCTGTTGATATCAAAGACGACCGAAAATCAGAAAATTCATATAAGGATTCATCACAATCGCCACGTACCACAAGTCCTCTACCTGTTAACAAGCGATCAACAGCTGAACTAAAGCAAGAGAAATCAAATAGTCCCGAGAACTTGGACTCGTCGGAGCCTACACCAAATAAGAATAATTCTGGTGCTGGGCTTCAGCCAGTATTACCAGGGCCAGTTGATATGAGAACTTACAATCCTTTCGATAACCCTGCCCCAGTTACAAATGACGCATACAATAGCCACTTACTAGCTTTCGCTAGTGGAACCGCTGATCAACAACTTATAGACATAGATGAAGATGCAGAAAAACAACTGCATAGTGCCCTTATGGCTAGCAACCCAAGACCGGGCTCTCCGACGGCCCACGGAAAACAAGAAACTATCGAGCCCGCTAAAGAGATATTTACACCGCAACTACCTAAAGTTTCTTTGAGTGATTCCCGTAATCAGTTGAAGGTGAAGATAAAAGGCCCATTTTTGGATGCAAATTACTCAACGAGCTCCGTTCAACCTGTGGTCCCGCAGCCGCCGGCACCTATTCATGAGCCGTCTACGAATATATTAAATGCCTCATGCAGCTCCGCCAATACTATGATGTCTGGGTCGACCAATTTGCGGCGTATGCGTAAAAAAGAGTTGCTACGTCAATATTGGACTCAAGATATGAATATGGACGACCCAGGTAACACCTCAACCGTAGGAAGTATACCGCCGCCCGCCGCACCGCAGCCTCTAGCGCGCGCCGTTATAACTATACCTAAAGCTGTGGCGTCTATGACCAGCATACCAACAAGAGAAGACTATAAAGTTTGTGACACACCCATTGAAAAGAAAAAGCGGAAGACCACGAGCGGTTTGTCTCGTGAGCTCCGGCACTTGGAAGTCAGAATGAATGATGAAGTAGATCCGGCCGAAGAACCAAAGTTACCGACTTTCGCCGCCAGCTCGAACCAAGCACACAAACGCCGCGGCCGCGTCAACACAAAACCCAGTCGTTCCAGTGCCACGTCGCCCGTTGCACcgaagttaaaaataaagttcgGTTCGAACGTGTTCCCGTCCGTCAACGAGGACACTACAACGTGCTCAACTAAAAAGTCGCAGTTCCGACCCCCTAAGAAACGTCTCCAAACGGTGCCCGCGCCACGTTTCGACGTGATAAAGCGCGAAAGTATGAAGTTCAGGAAAATGGTTATGGCAGACTTCGAGGACGAGGAGGAGTCAGGAAATGAGGCCGGCAAGAAGACTAGCAAGCACAAGCCCGACAAGAGcgaaaagaagaaaaagaaaaaagataaaaagacTGAAAAAGAGAAACTTCAAGTGATAAATAGTGAAAGTGAAAGTGCCACTAGGTTGGTGATTAAGATAAAGCGTACTAAAGACGAGGACGGTAAAGAGGAGTCGGGCGAGGGTGCGGCCGCAATCGATCCCTTCGATTACGACCCCACCGCGCGCGACCCGCTGGCTATAGACCCTCCCTTTAGCTCCGACAACTCGTCTCTGCGCAAGGTCCGGACTGATAAAGTGACTCCTATACGTTTAAAACTCGCGCGAAGTGCGCAAGGTTCCGGGTACGTAATGAAGGAGGCCGAGACGGGGAGTGTACCAGTGGAAGGGACTTCCGCGGACGTGACCGCCGCCTCCACCCCGTCCGCCTCCGCCGTGCCTCTCGCCGTCAATAAACACTGTGAAGTGAGGTGA